The Streptococcus toyakuensis genome has a window encoding:
- a CDS encoding dihydroorotate oxidase, which translates to MVSTKTQIAGFEFDNCLMNAAGVACMTIEELEGVKNSAAGTFVTKTATLDFRQGNPEPRYKDVPLGSINSMGLPNNGLDYYLDYLLDLQEKEPNRTFFLSLVGMSPEETHTILKKVQESDFRGLTELNLSCPNVPGKPQIAYDFETTDRILAEVFAYFTKPLGIKLPPYFDIVHFDQAAAIFNKYPLKFVNCVNSIGNGLYIEDESVVIRPKNGFGGIGGEYIKPTALANVHAFYQRLNPQIQIIGTGGVLTGRDAFEHILCGASMVQVGTTLHKEGVGAFERITNELKAIMGEKGYESLEDFRGKLRYID; encoded by the coding sequence ATGGTATCAACGAAAACACAAATTGCTGGTTTTGAGTTTGACAATTGTTTGATGAATGCAGCAGGTGTGGCTTGTATGACGATAGAGGAGCTGGAAGGGGTTAAAAACTCAGCGGCAGGAACTTTTGTGACCAAGACAGCGACCTTGGACTTTCGTCAGGGAAATCCTGAGCCACGCTACAAAGATGTTCCACTTGGTTCCATTAACTCTATGGGCTTGCCGAATAATGGCTTAGACTACTATCTGGACTATCTTTTGGACTTGCAGGAAAAAGAGCCAAACCGAACGTTCTTCCTATCTCTAGTCGGCATGTCTCCAGAAGAAACCCATACTATCTTGAAAAAAGTCCAAGAGAGTGATTTTCGTGGTCTGACTGAGCTAAACCTTTCCTGTCCAAATGTTCCAGGTAAACCTCAGATTGCCTATGATTTTGAGACAACAGATCGGATTTTGGCAGAGGTGTTTGCCTACTTCACTAAACCTCTGGGAATTAAATTGCCACCATATTTTGACATTGTTCACTTTGACCAAGCGGCAGCTATTTTCAACAAGTATCCGCTCAAGTTTGTCAACTGTGTCAACTCTATCGGAAACGGCCTTTATATAGAAGATGAGTCCGTCGTTATTCGTCCTAAAAATGGTTTCGGTGGCATTGGTGGAGAATATATCAAACCGACTGCGCTAGCCAATGTTCATGCCTTTTATCAACGTTTAAATCCTCAAATCCAAATCATCGGAACAGGTGGCGTTCTGACTGGTCGTGATGCCTTTGAACATATCCTCTGTGGAGCAAGTATGGTGCAGGTAGGAACAACTCTTCATAAAGAAGGTGTTGGAGCTTTTGAACGCATTACTAATGAACTGAAAGCAATCATGGGGGAAAAAGGGTACGAAAGCCTAGAAGATTTCCGTGGGAAATTGCGCTATATTGATTAA
- the holA gene encoding DNA polymerase III subunit delta produces MLAIEESQKLTLSNLPSLSLFTGTDQGQFEVMKSQVLKQIGYDSADLNFAYFDMKEVVYKDVELELVSLPFFADEKIVILDHFVDITTAKKRFLTDDELKSFEEYLDNPSPTTKLLIFAEGKLDSKRRLVKLLKRDAKVFDAVEAKEQELRQYFQKWSQKQGLQFANHSFENLLIKSGFQFSEIQKNLLFLQSYKEDSVIEEEDIVNAIPKTLQDNIFDLTQFILTKKMDQARDLVRDLTLQGEDEIKLIAVMLGQFRTFTQVKILAESGQTESQIGSSLGSFLGRNPNPYQIKFALRDSKGLSFSFLKQAISYLIETDYQIKTGLYEKGFLFEKALLQIASQVN; encoded by the coding sequence ATGCTAGCCATTGAAGAAAGTCAGAAGTTGACTTTATCAAATTTACCGAGCCTGAGCCTATTTACAGGGACAGATCAGGGTCAGTTTGAAGTTATGAAGAGTCAAGTATTGAAACAGATTGGTTATGATTCTGCTGACCTCAACTTTGCCTACTTTGATATGAAAGAAGTAGTATACAAGGATGTGGAACTGGAGTTGGTCAGCCTTCCTTTCTTTGCGGATGAAAAAATCGTGATATTAGACCATTTTGTCGATATAACGACTGCTAAAAAGCGCTTTTTGACAGATGATGAGCTCAAGTCATTTGAGGAATACCTTGACAATCCTTCACCAACAACCAAGTTGTTAATCTTTGCAGAAGGAAAGCTGGATAGCAAAAGACGGTTGGTTAAATTACTTAAGCGTGATGCCAAGGTTTTTGACGCAGTAGAGGCCAAAGAACAAGAACTGCGCCAGTATTTCCAAAAGTGGAGTCAGAAACAAGGCCTGCAGTTTGCTAATCATTCTTTTGAAAATCTCCTCATCAAGTCGGGTTTTCAATTTAGCGAAATCCAGAAAAATCTCCTTTTTTTACAATCCTATAAGGAAGACTCTGTTATAGAGGAAGAGGATATTGTCAACGCTATTCCCAAGACCTTACAGGACAATATTTTTGATTTAACTCAGTTTATTCTGACTAAAAAGATGGACCAGGCGCGTGATTTGGTTAGAGACTTGACCTTGCAAGGTGAAGATGAAATCAAACTGATTGCAGTCATGCTAGGACAATTTCGGACTTTTACTCAGGTGAAGATTTTGGCGGAGTCTGGGCAAACAGAATCGCAGATTGGAAGTAGTTTAGGTAGTTTTCTCGGACGCAATCCTAATCCCTATCAAATCAAGTTTGCGCTGAGAGATTCAAAAGGACTTTCCTTTAGCTTTTTGAAGCAAGCTATTTCTTATTTGATTGAGACAGACTATCAGATTAAGACTGGTCTTTATGAAAAAGGTTTCCTTTTTGAAAAGGCACTCCTGCAGATTGCTAGTCAGGTCAATTGA
- the sodA gene encoding superoxide dismutase SodA — translation MAIILPDLPYAYDALEPYIDAETMHLHHDKHHQTYVNNANAALEKHPEIGEDLEALLADVESIPADIRQALINNGGGHLNHALFWELMTPEKTAPSAELAAAIDATFGSFEEFQAAFTAAATTRFGSGWAWLVVNKEGKLEVTSTANQDTPISEGKKPILGLDVWEHAYYVKYRNVRPDYIKAFFSVINWNKVDELYAAAK, via the coding sequence ATGGCTATTATCTTACCAGATCTTCCATATGCATACGACGCTTTGGAACCATACATCGATGCGGAAACAATGCACTTGCACCATGACAAACACCATCAAACTTATGTCAACAATGCTAATGCAGCTCTAGAAAAACACCCTGAAATCGGTGAAGACCTTGAAGCCTTGCTTGCTGATGTAGAATCTATTCCAGCTGATATCCGTCAAGCGCTTATCAACAATGGTGGTGGACACTTGAACCACGCTCTTTTCTGGGAATTGATGACTCCTGAGAAAACAGCTCCATCAGCAGAACTTGCAGCAGCAATCGATGCAACATTTGGTTCATTTGAAGAATTCCAAGCAGCCTTCACTGCAGCAGCAACAACTCGTTTTGGTTCAGGATGGGCATGGTTGGTTGTCAACAAAGAAGGGAAACTTGAAGTGACTTCAACAGCAAACCAGGACACACCAATCTCAGAAGGCAAAAAACCAATCTTGGGCTTGGACGTTTGGGAACATGCTTACTATGTGAAATACCGCAACGTGCGTCCTGACTACATCAAAGCTTTCTTCTCAGTGATCAACTGGAACAAAGTAGATGAACTGTACGCAGCTGCTAAATAA
- a CDS encoding YutD family protein: MRKEIAPELYNYNKFPGPEFHLHGDKVETEGIAFSLVENSKDAFDVTAFNQRFSEVLTKFDYIVGDWSNEQLRLRGFYKDDRTDEKLEKISRLQDYLLEYCSYGCAYFVLENEAPKRASFDKKMRKKEEEQPSRKGKKPAQTKRKPNADKKNRRRQKDQHSQKEDKGQRHFVIRQK, from the coding sequence ATGCGAAAAGAAATTGCACCTGAATTATACAACTATAACAAGTTTCCTGGTCCTGAGTTTCATTTACACGGGGACAAGGTCGAAACGGAAGGGATAGCTTTTTCCTTGGTGGAAAATAGCAAAGATGCCTTTGATGTGACGGCTTTTAATCAGCGTTTTTCAGAAGTCTTAACCAAGTTTGATTATATCGTGGGAGACTGGAGCAATGAACAGCTTCGCCTACGAGGGTTTTACAAGGATGACCGAACAGATGAAAAACTTGAAAAAATCAGTCGTTTACAAGACTACCTTTTAGAGTATTGTAGTTATGGTTGTGCCTATTTTGTCTTAGAAAATGAAGCCCCTAAGCGAGCGTCATTTGACAAGAAAATGCGTAAGAAGGAAGAAGAACAGCCTTCTAGAAAAGGAAAGAAACCGGCTCAAACTAAACGAAAACCGAATGCAGATAAGAAAAATAGACGTCGTCAGAAAGATCAGCATTCTCAGAAAGAGGACAAGGGACAACGTCATTTTGTCATTCGTCAGAAGTGA
- the rlmN gene encoding 23S rRNA (adenine(2503)-C(2))-methyltransferase RlmN: MKPSIYSLTRQTMQEWVLEQGEKKFRADQIWEWLYRKRVQSFEEMTNLSKDLIAKLNDQFVVNPLKQRIVQESADGTVKYLFELPDGMLIETVLMRQHYGLSVCVTTQVGCNIGCTFCASGLIKKQRDLNNGEIVAQIMLVQKYFDERGQDERVSHIVVMGIGEPFDNYNNVLNFVRTINDDKGMAIGARHITVSTSGLAHKIRDFANEGVQVNLAVSLHAPNNELRSSIMKINRAFPIEKLFAAIEYYIETTNRRVTFEYIMLNEVNDGVEQALELAELLKNIKKLSYVNLIPYNPVSEHDQYSRSPKERVLAFYDTLKKKGVNCVVRQEHGTDIDAACGQLRSNTMKRDRQKAVAAVNP; the protein is encoded by the coding sequence ATGAAACCGTCAATTTATAGTTTAACACGTCAAACCATGCAGGAATGGGTTTTGGAGCAGGGAGAAAAGAAATTCCGTGCAGATCAAATCTGGGAATGGCTCTACCGTAAACGTGTCCAGTCATTTGAAGAAATGACCAACCTTTCCAAGGATTTGATTGCTAAGCTTAATGACCAGTTTGTGGTTAATCCATTGAAACAGCGAATCGTGCAAGAATCTGCTGATGGGACAGTTAAATATCTTTTTGAATTGCCAGATGGAATGCTGATTGAGACAGTACTCATGCGTCAACACTACGGTTTATCTGTCTGTGTGACCACTCAGGTCGGCTGTAATATCGGTTGTACCTTCTGTGCCTCTGGTTTGATTAAGAAACAACGTGACCTCAATAATGGGGAAATCGTAGCGCAAATCATGCTGGTTCAGAAATACTTTGATGAGCGTGGTCAGGATGAGCGTGTCAGTCATATCGTTGTCATGGGAATTGGTGAACCATTTGATAATTACAACAATGTCTTGAATTTCGTTCGTACTATCAATGATGACAAGGGAATGGCCATCGGTGCTCGTCACATTACGGTTTCAACCTCAGGTTTGGCCCATAAAATTCGTGATTTTGCTAATGAAGGTGTTCAGGTCAATCTTGCCGTTTCCCTTCACGCACCTAATAATGAACTGCGCTCAAGCATCATGAAGATTAACCGTGCCTTTCCGATTGAAAAACTCTTTGCTGCTATTGAGTACTATATCGAAACAACCAATCGTCGTGTAACCTTTGAGTATATCATGCTCAATGAAGTAAATGACGGTGTAGAACAAGCCTTAGAATTGGCTGAATTGCTCAAGAACATCAAGAAATTGTCTTATGTCAACTTGATTCCTTATAACCCAGTTAGTGAGCATGACCAATATAGCCGTAGTCCTAAAGAGCGCGTCCTGGCCTTCTATGATACGCTTAAGAAAAAAGGGGTCAACTGTGTTGTTCGTCAAGAGCATGGTACAGATATTGATGCAGCTTGTGGACAATTGCGCTCTAACACAATGAAACGTGACCGCCAGAAAGCAGTCGCAGCAGTCAATCCTTAA
- a CDS encoding VanZ family protein has protein sequence MMKKTYNHILVWGVIFYSICIVYFCFTPQEHSPVGVETPGIQHLGRLVFLLTPFNSLWKLGEVSDVGQLFWIFLQNILNVFLLFPLVFQLLYLLPNLRKTKKVLLFSFLVSLGIECTQLVLDFVFDFNRVFEIDDLWTNTLGGYLAWFLYKQLHKNKIRN, from the coding sequence ATGATGAAGAAAACTTATAATCATATTTTGGTTTGGGGAGTCATTTTCTATAGCATTTGTATCGTCTATTTTTGCTTTACTCCTCAAGAACATTCTCCCGTGGGAGTGGAAACTCCAGGTATTCAGCATCTTGGACGCCTGGTTTTTCTTTTGACTCCTTTCAATTCTCTCTGGAAACTGGGCGAAGTGAGTGATGTAGGACAATTATTTTGGATTTTTTTACAAAATATCCTCAATGTCTTCTTGCTTTTTCCTCTTGTTTTCCAACTCCTTTATCTCCTTCCAAACTTGCGGAAAACAAAAAAGGTGCTACTTTTTAGCTTTCTAGTGAGTCTTGGAATTGAGTGTACGCAGTTAGTCTTGGACTTTGTCTTTGATTTTAATCGCGTCTTTGAGATTGATGATTTGTGGACTAATACCTTGGGTGGCTATTTGGCTTGGTTCCTCTATAAACAATTACATAAAAACAAGATAAGGAATTAA
- a CDS encoding ABC-F family ATP-binding cassette domain-containing protein, with protein MSILEVKNLSHGFGDRAIFEDVSFRLLKGEHIGLVGANGEGKSTFMSIVTGKMLPDEGKVEWSKYVTAGYLDQHSVLAEGQSVRDVLRTAFDELFKAEARINDLYMEMAEDGADVDALMEEVGELQDRLESRDFYTLDAKIDEVARALGVMDFGMDTDVTSLSGGQRTKVLLAKLLLEKPDILLLDEPTNYLDAEHIDWLKRYLQNYENAFVLISHDIPFLNDVINIVYHVENQQLTRYSGDYYQFQEVYAMKKSQLEAAYERQQKEIADLKDFVARNKARVATRNMAMSRQKKLDKMDIIELQSEKPKPSFDFKPARTPGRFIFQAKDLQIGYDRPLTKPLNLTFERNQKVAIIGANGIGKTTLLKSLLGIIPPIAGEVERGDYLELGYFEQEVEGGNRQTPLEAVWNAFPALNQAEVRAALARCGLTTKHIESQIQVLSGGEQAKVRFCLLMNRENNVLVLDEPTNHLDVDAKDELKRALKEYKGSILMVCHEPDFYEGWMDQIWDFNNLT; from the coding sequence ATGAGTATTTTAGAAGTTAAAAATCTGAGTCATGGTTTTGGTGACCGTGCAATTTTTGAAGATGTGTCCTTCCGTCTCCTCAAGGGAGAACATATCGGCCTGGTCGGTGCCAATGGTGAAGGGAAATCAACCTTTATGAGTATTGTGACTGGTAAGATGCTGCCAGATGAAGGGAAGGTTGAGTGGTCTAAATATGTGACTGCTGGTTACTTAGACCAACACTCTGTCCTTGCTGAAGGGCAGTCGGTACGTGATGTTCTCCGTACAGCCTTTGATGAGCTTTTCAAAGCAGAAGCCCGTATCAATGACCTTTATATGGAAATGGCTGAAGACGGAGCGGATGTTGATGCTCTCATGGAAGAAGTGGGCGAACTCCAAGACCGTTTGGAGAGTCGTGATTTTTATACCTTGGATGCAAAGATTGACGAAGTAGCGCGTGCCCTTGGTGTTATGGATTTTGGTATGGATACGGATGTAACCTCTTTATCAGGTGGACAAAGAACCAAGGTTCTTTTGGCTAAACTCCTCCTTGAAAAGCCCGATATCTTGCTTCTGGACGAGCCGACCAACTACTTGGATGCTGAGCATATTGATTGGCTTAAGCGCTATCTCCAAAACTATGAAAATGCATTTGTCCTTATTTCACATGATATCCCATTCCTGAACGATGTGATTAATATTGTCTACCATGTGGAAAATCAACAGTTGACACGATACTCTGGTGACTACTACCAGTTCCAAGAAGTCTATGCTATGAAGAAATCTCAGCTAGAGGCTGCCTACGAACGTCAGCAGAAAGAGATTGCGGACCTCAAGGACTTCGTGGCTCGAAACAAAGCGCGTGTTGCAACACGAAATATGGCCATGTCTCGTCAGAAGAAATTGGATAAGATGGATATTATCGAACTCCAAAGTGAGAAACCAAAACCATCCTTTGATTTCAAACCGGCTCGTACGCCAGGGCGCTTTATCTTCCAAGCCAAGGATTTGCAAATTGGTTATGACCGTCCTCTTACTAAGCCTTTGAATCTTACCTTTGAACGCAATCAAAAGGTTGCTATTATCGGTGCCAACGGTATCGGGAAAACAACTCTCTTGAAGTCTCTCTTGGGGATTATTCCGCCAATTGCTGGGGAAGTTGAACGCGGTGATTATCTAGAACTTGGTTATTTTGAACAGGAAGTAGAAGGCGGTAATCGCCAAACACCACTAGAGGCTGTCTGGAATGCCTTTCCTGCCCTTAACCAAGCAGAAGTCCGTGCAGCCCTTGCTCGTTGCGGTTTGACAACCAAGCATATTGAAAGCCAAATTCAGGTCTTGTCAGGTGGGGAACAAGCCAAGGTTCGTTTTTGTCTCTTGATGAATCGTGAAAACAATGTTTTAGTGTTGGACGAGCCAACCAACCACTTGGATGTGGATGCCAAGGATGAACTCAAACGCGCTCTAAAAGAATACAAGGGATCGATTCTTATGGTCTGTCACGAACCAGACTTCTATGAAGGCTGGATGGACCAAATCTGGGATTTTAACAATCTAACTTAA
- a CDS encoding peptidylprolyl isomerase, translating into MKKLATLLLLSTVALAGCSNIQRSLRGDDYVDSSLAAEESSKAAAQSAKELNDALTNENANFPQLSKEVAVDEAEVILHTSQGDIRIKLFPKLAPLAVENFLTHAKEGYYNGITFHRVIDGFMVQTGDPKGDGTGGQSIWHDKDKTKDKGTGFKNEITPYLYNIRGALAMANTGQPNTNGSQFFINQNSTDTSAKLPTSKYPKKIIEAYKEGGNPSLDGKHPVFGQVIDGMDVVDKIAKAEKDEKEKPTTAITIDSIEVVKDYDFKS; encoded by the coding sequence ATGAAAAAACTAGCAACCCTTCTTTTACTATCCACTGTAGCCCTAGCTGGATGTAGCAACATCCAACGTAGTTTGCGTGGCGATGACTATGTAGATTCTAGCTTGGCTGCTGAAGAAAGTTCCAAAGCAGCAGCCCAATCTGCCAAGGAGTTAAACGATGCTTTGACAAACGAAAATGCAAATTTCCCACAACTATCTAAAGAAGTTGCTGTAGACGAGGCTGAAGTAATTCTCCACACAAGTCAAGGGGATATCCGTATTAAACTCTTCCCTAAACTCGCTCCTCTAGCGGTTGAAAACTTCCTCACTCATGCCAAAGAAGGCTACTATAACGGTATTACCTTCCACCGTGTCATCGATGGCTTTATGGTCCAAACTGGAGATCCAAAAGGGGACGGTACAGGTGGTCAATCTATCTGGCATGACAAGGATAAAACCAAAGACAAGGGAACTGGTTTCAAGAACGAGATTACTCCTTATCTCTATAACATCCGTGGTGCTCTTGCTATGGCTAATACTGGTCAACCAAACACCAACGGCAGCCAGTTCTTTATCAACCAAAACTCTACTGATACCTCTGCTAAGCTCCCTACAAGCAAGTATCCAAAGAAAATCATCGAAGCCTACAAAGAAGGGGGAAATCCTAGTCTAGATGGTAAACACCCAGTCTTTGGTCAAGTGATTGACGGTATGGATGTTGTAGATAAGATTGCTAAAGCCGAAAAAGATGAAAAAGAAAAGCCAACGACTGCTATTACTATCGATAGCATCGAAGTGGTGAAAGACTACGATTTTAAATCTTAA
- a CDS encoding site-specific integrase has translation MTITKTKNGTYRLKIYIPIEARMPLGIVNSNYYDKRFKTRKEARQAEIDLLTKLNQIEDNEFSGLAKGDILFSDFYNNIWWDSYKAGQTTSTSKPPSRSTVANTKTCFEKHILPLLGNYTIQFLNQNKQVILNLMTSKADEYANFKSLRSYVISIFDWAEELEYIEANKVAKILRRIKATKKIQLAESKREEDLYLTHEQLQEWFSAFQEDLDNDKITLKDYVLFYLTFFLGDRKSETYALQWKHIDFDKSQIQLLQALDRYGEVKSTKSNKKTVFSVSGDLLQLLKNWKEQQRYELAKFGIISNPEQFVFTYIDTKGNINKPLHADYLNNKMKSIRKRHKELAHATPHKLRHTGATLAKQAGMSLEAISEALTHSDTGTTQIYVNTSNVVPMAVGEFALRSLKQ, from the coding sequence ATGACTATCACTAAAACAAAAAACGGAACTTATCGCTTAAAAATCTATATCCCAATTGAAGCACGAATGCCACTTGGAATTGTCAATAGCAACTATTACGATAAGCGATTTAAAACTAGAAAGGAGGCAAGACAAGCTGAGATAGACTTGCTTACCAAGTTAAATCAAATAGAAGATAATGAATTTTCAGGACTTGCAAAAGGAGATATTCTTTTCTCAGACTTCTATAACAATATCTGGTGGGACTCTTATAAAGCAGGACAAACTACATCTACTTCTAAGCCACCAAGCAGGTCAACAGTTGCAAATACCAAAACCTGTTTTGAAAAACATATACTACCACTTCTTGGAAACTATACGATACAGTTTCTAAATCAAAATAAGCAAGTTATCCTAAATCTAATGACATCTAAAGCTGATGAATATGCGAACTTCAAATCTTTACGTAGCTATGTGATTTCCATTTTTGATTGGGCAGAAGAACTTGAATATATAGAAGCTAATAAAGTTGCAAAAATATTAAGAAGAATAAAGGCCACTAAAAAGATTCAACTTGCAGAGTCCAAGAGAGAGGAAGATTTATATCTAACTCATGAACAACTCCAAGAATGGTTCTCAGCATTTCAAGAAGATTTAGACAATGATAAAATAACCCTTAAAGATTATGTCCTATTTTATCTTACTTTTTTCTTAGGCGATAGAAAATCTGAAACCTATGCTCTTCAATGGAAACATATCGACTTTGATAAATCGCAAATTCAATTACTCCAAGCATTAGATAGATATGGAGAAGTAAAATCAACAAAAAGCAACAAGAAAACTGTCTTTTCTGTTTCAGGTGACTTACTCCAATTGCTCAAAAATTGGAAAGAACAACAAAGATATGAATTAGCAAAGTTCGGCATCATCAGTAATCCAGAACAATTTGTTTTTACATATATCGACACAAAAGGAAACATCAACAAGCCTTTACATGCTGACTATCTGAACAATAAAATGAAAAGTATTAGAAAGCGACATAAAGAACTAGCACACGCTACACCACATAAACTGCGACATACAGGAGCAACGCTCGCTAAACAGGCTGGAATGAGCTTAGAAGCCATTTCCGAAGCTCTAACACATAGCGACACAGGTACAACACAGATTTATGTCAATACTTCTAATGTAGTCCCTATGGCAGTCGGTGAATTTGCCTTAAGGTCTCTAAAACAATAA
- a CDS encoding helix-turn-helix domain-containing protein: MQVILPDEQIHQIQLLLSNLIKKEIREQLDKSGIDSPYLNKQQACNYLGISNNTLDSWIVKGLPKIKIGKTIRFHKDAIDQWLNLHN; this comes from the coding sequence ATGCAAGTAATCTTACCAGATGAACAAATTCATCAAATTCAACTTTTACTCTCTAATCTTATAAAGAAAGAAATCAGAGAGCAATTAGACAAGAGCGGTATCGATAGTCCCTATTTGAACAAACAACAAGCTTGTAACTATTTAGGTATATCAAATAATACACTGGATTCTTGGATTGTAAAAGGCTTACCCAAAATCAAAATCGGTAAAACGATTCGATTCCATAAAGACGCTATCGATCAATGGCTAAACTTACATAACTAG
- a CDS encoding replication protein has translation MSKEQRSNKWAFLFYRESAPENYLEILEDLHIPFILSPWHDKDVNRRTGELKKAHKHGAFFFDSLKSYSQVSELIKDKLKGPAHVEPIMSPKGMYDYFVHAENPEKSPYDIKDIEIGCGFELDKFLINHNNDDFLSTIIDVIDKNNFTEFNHLVRYAREENPTLLRLIVDKTYFFAKYLDSRRYSTDKSKITSSKAPLTNTPNKTRDIISDSTLIEV, from the coding sequence ATGTCAAAAGAACAACGTTCCAACAAGTGGGCTTTTCTTTTCTACAGAGAGAGCGCCCCAGAAAACTATTTAGAAATCCTTGAAGACCTTCATATTCCCTTTATCTTATCCCCTTGGCACGATAAAGACGTTAATAGAAGAACAGGGGAACTTAAAAAAGCTCATAAGCATGGCGCCTTTTTCTTCGATTCACTCAAAAGTTATTCTCAAGTATCTGAACTCATCAAGGATAAATTAAAGGGACCTGCTCATGTAGAACCTATTATGTCTCCAAAAGGGATGTATGACTACTTTGTCCATGCGGAGAATCCTGAGAAAAGTCCGTACGATATCAAAGATATAGAAATTGGATGCGGATTTGAATTGGATAAATTCCTCATAAACCATAACAACGATGATTTTCTATCAACTATTATTGACGTGATAGACAAGAATAATTTCACTGAATTTAATCATCTGGTTAGGTATGCGAGAGAAGAAAATCCGACCTTATTAAGACTTATCGTAGATAAAACTTACTTTTTTGCCAAGTATTTAGATTCACGAAGGTATAGTACAGATAAAAGCAAAATAACTTCATCAAAAGCTCCCTTGACGAATACTCCTAATAAAACTAGAGACATCATATCAGACTCTACTTTAATAGAAGTATAA
- a CDS encoding type IV secretion system DNA-binding domain-containing protein, protein MVSTLTQRELEQYLLQSLNMGLGSVLQGETSYTNSFNILVREDGFIFVPRLPCGFIIDDDLYQKIFLIANASLYPQYTLLKQNSAYFIALKSEDIHVQRGLFFPWKKGVSERLVIPDLEIFTSSLKGNNIPIMKNLAINYDKVTSLAIAGNSGSGKSYALTYLLSVLKNISDLIIIDPKFDTPSRWAREHQTPVIHPHENRSKSDFVSEINENLSKCMTIIHKRQAILFENPRHEFKHLTIVIDEVLALSEGVNRTIKDSFFSLLSQIALLGRATRVHLLLVSQRFDHTTIPVSVREQLNVLIQIGNINKKTTQFLFPDLDPEGIVIPIGKGTGLIQIIDNEHPYQVFPLLCPTYYTKKGIL, encoded by the coding sequence ATGGTTTCAACTCTCACACAAAGAGAGTTGGAACAATACCTGTTACAGAGCCTAAATATGGGTTTGGGCTCTGTATTACAGGGTGAAACATCCTACACCAACTCTTTTAACATTCTTGTCCGAGAAGACGGCTTTATCTTTGTCCCTCGTCTACCATGTGGCTTTATCATTGATGATGACTTGTATCAGAAGATTTTTCTAATCGCAAACGCCTCCCTCTATCCTCAATATACGCTATTGAAACAAAACTCTGCTTACTTTATCGCCTTAAAGTCAGAGGATATTCATGTTCAGCGTGGCTTATTCTTTCCATGGAAAAAAGGAGTTTCGGAGCGCTTGGTCATTCCAGACCTTGAGATATTTACCTCGTCTCTAAAGGGTAATAATATTCCTATCATGAAAAATCTAGCCATTAACTATGATAAGGTAACTTCTTTGGCTATTGCTGGTAATTCCGGTAGTGGGAAAAGTTACGCTTTGACTTATCTACTTAGTGTCCTGAAAAACATTTCTGACCTAATTATTATTGACCCTAAGTTTGATACACCATCACGCTGGGCAAGAGAACACCAAACTCCCGTTATTCACCCCCATGAAAACCGCTCTAAATCTGATTTTGTTTCAGAAATTAATGAAAACCTGAGCAAGTGTATGACCATCATTCATAAAAGGCAAGCCATCTTGTTTGAAAATCCACGTCATGAATTTAAACATCTAACCATTGTTATTGATGAAGTACTAGCCTTGTCAGAAGGAGTCAACAGAACCATCAAAGATTCTTTCTTCTCTTTATTGTCTCAAATCGCACTACTGGGACGAGCTACACGTGTTCATTTACTTCTAGTCAGTCAACGCTTTGACCATACAACTATCCCCGTATCCGTTCGGGAACAATTGAATGTTCTGATACAGATTGGAAACATTAATAAAAAGACCACACAGTTTTTGTTTCCCGACCTCGACCCTGAGGGCATCGTTATTCCGATAGGCAAAGGAACAGGACTTATACAGATTATTGATAACGAACATCCTTATCAAGTTTTCCCCCTCCTCTGTCCCACCTATTACACCAAGAAAGGAATTTTATAG
- a CDS encoding tyrosine-type recombinase/integrase, giving the protein MRQKSERNRKSSLIFPTIYGNYMCDRNERATLKKRLSALGLPDYSFHLFRHTHASMMLNAGIAITSINNPSNFISSLPNLTRLTTSS; this is encoded by the coding sequence ATTAGACAAAAAAGCGAACGAAACAGAAAATCTTCACTCATATTCCCAACCATATACGGGAATTATATGTGCGATAGAAATGAAAGAGCAACTCTTAAAAAGCGTCTATCTGCTTTAGGACTACCAGACTATAGTTTTCACTTATTCCGCCACACACACGCTTCTATGATGTTAAATGCAGGTATCGCTATTACCTCAATAAATAATCCATCTAATTTCATTTCGTCTTTACCAAATTTGACGAGATTGACGACCTCTTCATAA